One stretch of Callospermophilus lateralis isolate mCalLat2 chromosome 11, mCalLat2.hap1, whole genome shotgun sequence DNA includes these proteins:
- the LOC143410760 gene encoding LOW QUALITY PROTEIN: A disintegrin and metalloproteinase with thrombospondin motifs 1-like (The sequence of the model RefSeq protein was modified relative to this genomic sequence to represent the inferred CDS: substituted 2 bases at 2 genomic stop codons): MVLQPCIALLSGLILNFRDLAEPKKKAWVHAVLVEVERLRESFALFCNYCFCMLLVGAQKRAETKKAEERCLTLDGWRLRGRSAEPAWEVFAQFAPPPSASYSPLDLRTGSIRKKXFVSSPRYVETMLVAYQSMAEFHGSDLKHYLLTLFLVAARLYKYPSIRNSISLVVVKILVIYEEQKGPEVTSNAALTLRNFCNWQKQHNPPSDRDAEHYDTAILFTREDLCGTQTFDILGIADVGTVCDPSRSCSVIEDDGLQAAFTTAHELGHVLNMFHDDSKQCASLNAGNQGSHMMASMLSNLDHSHPWSPCSAYMITSFLDNGHGECLMDKPQNPIRLPSDLPGTLYDVNWQCQFMFGEESKHCPDPASTCATLWCNVNSPSGVLMCQTKHFPWADGTSCGEGKWCINSKCVNKTDKKHFDAPVHGSWGSWGSWGDCLRTCSGGVQYTIRECDNPVPKNGGKYCEGKXVRYRSCNVEDCPDNNGKTFREEQCEAHNEFSKAFGSGPVVEWTPKYADVSPKDRCKLICQAKGIGYFFVLQPKIVDGTPCSPDSTSVCVQGQCVKAGCDHIIDSKKKFDKCGICGGNGSTCKKISGSIASAKPGYHDIVTIPSGATNIDVKHRNQRGSRNNGSFLAIKVADGTYILNGDFTLSTLEQDITYKGMVLWYSVSSAALERIRSFSPLKEPLTIQVLTVGNALRPKIKYTYFVKKKKESFNAIPTFSEWIIGEWGECSKSCGLGLQRRLVECRDTNGQPASECAKEVKPESTRPCAELPCPHWQLGEWSPCSKTCGKGYKKRTLKCLSHDGGVLSHENCYPSKKPKHYIDFCTIAECS, encoded by the exons ATGGTTCTCCAGCCCTGCATAGCTCTCTTGAGTGGACTAATTCTTAATTTCAGAGAT TTAGCAGAGCCTAAGAAAAAGGCTTGGGTGCATGCTGTCCTtgtggaggtggagaggctgagggAAAG CTTCGCGCTGTTTTGTAACTACTGTTTTTGCATGCTCTTGGTCGGCGCTCAGAAGAGGGCGGAGACCAAGAAGGCAGAAGAGCGATG TCTGACCCTGGACGGCTGGCGGCTGCGGGGCCGCTCTGCAGAACCTGCTTGGGAGGTCTTTGCGCAGTTTGCCCCGCCTCCCAGCGCCTCCTATTCGCCTCTGGATTTGC GAACTGGAAGCATAAGAAAGAAGTGATTTGTGTCCAGCCCCCGCTATGTGGAAACCATGCTTGTGGCCTACCAGTCAATGGCAGAGTTCCATGGCAGTGACCTAAAGCATTACCTTCTCACCTTGTTCTTGGTGGCAGCCAGGTTGTACAAATACCCTAGCATTCGAAATTCCATCAGCCTCGTGGTGGTGAAGATTTTAGTTATCTATGAGGAGCAGAAGGGGCCAGAAGTGACCTCCAATGCTGCACTCACTTTGCGGAACTTCTGCAACTGGCAAAAACAGCACAATCCTCCCAGTGACCGGGATGCAGAACACTATGACACAGCGATTCTTTTTACCAGAGAG GACTTATGTGGGACTCAGACATTTGATATTCTTGGAATAGCTGATGTTGGAACTGTGTGTGATCCCAGCAGAAGCTGCTCAGTCATAGAAGATGATGGTTTACAAGCTGCTTTCACCACAGCCCATGAATTAG GCCACGTGTTGAACATGTTTCATGATGATTCGAAGCAGTGTGCCAGCCTTAACGCTGGGAACCAGGGTTCCCACATGATGGCCTCAATGCTCTCCAATTTGGATCACAGCCATCCTTGGTCTCCCTGCAGTGCCTACATGATCACATCATTTCTGGATAATGGTCATG ggGAATGTTTGATGGACAAGCCCCAGAATCCCATAAGGCTACCATCTGATCTCCCTGGCACCTTGTATGACGTTAACTGGCAGTGCCAGTTTATGTTCGGGGAAGAGTCCAAACACTGCCCAGACCCAGCCAGCACATGTGCCACCTTGTGGTGCAATGTCAACTCGCCCTCTGGTGTGCTGATGTGCCAAACCAAGCACTTCCCCTGGGCGGATGGCACCAGCTGTGGGGAAGGGAAATGGTGTATCAACAGCAAGTGTGTGAACAAGACAGACAAGAAGCATTTTGAT GCCCCTGTTCATGGAAGCTGGGGATCATGGGGATCCTGGGGAGATTGTTTGAGAACCTGCAGTGGAGGAGTTCAGTATACAATAAGGGAATGTGACAACCCAGTCCCAAAGAATGGAGGAAAGTACTGTGAAGGCAAATGAGTGCGCTACAGGTCCTGTAACGTGGAGGACTGTCCAGACAACAATG GAAAAACCTTTAGGGAGGAACAGTGTGAGGCACACAATGAGTTTTCAAAAGCCTTTGGAAGCGGGCCTGTGGTGGAGTGGACCCCCAAGTATGCTGATGTCTCACCAAAGGACAGGTGCAAGCTCATTTGTCAAGCCAAAGGAATTGGCTACTTCTTTGTTTTGCAGCCCAAG ATTGTAGATGGTACTCCATGTAGTCCAGACTCCACTTCTGTCTGTGTGCAAGGACAGTGTGTAAAAGCTGGTTGTGATCACATCATAGACTCCAAAAAGAAGTTCGACAAATGTGGTATTTGTGGAGGAAATGGATCTACATGCAAGAAAATATCAGGATCCATTGCTAGTGCAAA ACCTGGGTATCATGATATTGTCACAATTCCAAGTGGAGCCacaaacattgatgtgaaacaccgGAATCAGAGGGGATCCAGAAACAATGGCAGTTTTCTTGCTATCAAAGTTGCTGATGGCACGTATATCCTGAACGGTGACTTCACTTTGTCCACTTTAGAGCAAGATATTACATACAAAGGTATGGTCTTATGGTATAGTGTCTCCTCCGCAGCACTGGAAAGAATCCGCAGCTTTAGCCCACTCAAAGAGCCCTTAACCATCCAGGTTCTTACTGTGGGCAATGCTCTCCGACCCAAAATTAAATACACCTACTTcgtgaagaagaagaaggaatctTTCAATGCTATCCCTACTTTTTCAGAATGGATCATTGGAGAGTGGGGTGAATGCTCTAAGTCATGTGGATTGGGTTTGCAGAGAAGATTGGTGGAGTGTCGGGACACTAACGGGCAGCCTGCATCTGAGTGTGCAAAGGAGGTGAAACCAGAAAGCACTCGACCTTGTGCAGAGCTACCTTGCCCACACTGGCAGCTGGGAGAATGGTCACCATGTTCCAAGACTTGTGGGAAGGGTTACAAAAAGAGAACCTTGAAGTGCCTGTCCCATGATGGGGGAGTGTTGTCTCATGAGAATTGCTATCCTTCAAAGAAACCTAAGCATTACATAGACTTTTGCACGATAGCAGAATGCAGTTAA